The Rheinheimera mangrovi genome contains the following window.
ATCCATAATGAATGATATGGCCTTGTATATGGCGACGAACGCCGATTTGGTGGTGGTGAATATGAACTACCGCCTGCTTGGTGATAACAACAACAGCACCACAGTGAACGAGATAGTCGAAGATGCTTTGGGTGCAGTGCTTTGGGTGAAAGATCATATTCAAAGCTATGGCGGCGACCCGGCTAAAATAGCCATCACGGGCGACAGTGCCGGTGGTCATTTAGCTTCGATGGTGATGCTGGCAGGCCGCTCTTTGGATTCGAAAGGTTTTACCCCGCAAAGCCAGAAATTTACTCCCTCTTACCTGCCTAAAGGCAAAACAGCTGAGCAAGTGGCAGCTGCAGATGGCGTCAAAGTACAGGCGGTGATCCTGAGTTACACCGCATTTGATTTAGTGCAAAGCGCAAAAGGAGGCTTTGAGACAGCACAGAACCCGTTCTGGAAATGGGGTAACGCCAGTCCTCGAAGTTTGTTTGGTGAAGGCATTAGTGTTGATAGCCATGAGCAGTATTACAAAGCGGTATCGCCTCTGTATTTATTGCCGCAAGATGGATACAAACTACCGCCTCAGTTTGTGTTGGTGGGCAGTGAAGATGGCCTGACCACACCTGAAGTGGCAAGTAGTTATGTCAGTTCGCTCAAAGCGGCCGGACAGCAAGTGGAATTCAAAATTTATGAAGGCAAAGGCCATGGTTTTCTCGACAGCGGTTGTAACGACTACACCAAGGGCTGCTTTAAAGACTTAGCCACCCCCACTTTGGATGACATGATTAAGTTTCTTGCTACAGTTTTCAACTAAACACAGGATAGAAGGTGGCACTGCAATACTGTGCCGCCCTCTGCCAACACTAAGTTTACTGCAGTTGTTTTACTATCTGCTGCGGGTTTGAAAAATCGCTGATCTCAGCCACTTTTTTGCCCTCTTTTATTTTCAATAACACAGGAATAGTCCGCACATTAAAGTGTTGAAACAACAGGCCGTAGTTGTCTATCTGAAATGGAACTTTCATCTGATACAAAGTATTGAATTCAGCCAGCGCTTTATCGTCTGTCCATAAATGGTTCACCACCCCGCCCCAGTTTTTCTCCGGCAGTAAAGCCGCTAGTTGGTTTAAACCTGCTTGCGCATCCTTACATTGTTTCGCCATCTCTGGTCGGGATTCAGCCAGATACCAGTCACACCAGGTGGCAGTAAAAAACAGCAGTTGTTCGCCGCTTTGAACCTTAGCTAAAAGTTGTTGTTGCTCTGCGGCACTCAGATCGGAGCCGGCCGTTTCTGTAGGTAACTGCTGCCCTTGTGCCAACCGGCTGATAAATCCATCCAAAACAGAGTCTGATTCATGCGTACTGTACAGCTTTTCACCTTTGGCATTTAACAGCACAGAATAAGGGGTGCCGGCTAAACCCAAAGCTAAAGCCAATTGCCCTTGCTGATCCAGATAAATAGGCATAGTCAGTTGAAAGCCTTGCTGCACCTTGCTGATCTCCTGCCGTTTTTCGTTGATATTGATATTCACAGCGACAAAATTCACTTTATCCCCATAGTCCTGATACAGCTTTTCAAAGTGTGGCATTTGTTCCATACAAGGCTTGCACCAGCTGGCCCAAAACTTTAGGTAAGTGGGTTTATTCTGCCCTAGACTGGCTAAAGTAAAAGGCTGCAGGGTATTAAACTGCTGTAGTTGCACTGTTCTATAGTCGGGCTGGGCCCAAACAGAAAACACCAGACAAGCCACTAAAGGCAGTAGAAAACGAATCAATTGAGGCATAACAAAGCTCCTTAAAAAGACCAACCTTAGTGTGACAGGAGCTGTGGCTTTTGCCTTGTAGATTTGCGACATCTTGTGACGGCGGTA
Protein-coding sequences here:
- a CDS encoding alpha/beta hydrolase; this translates as MRKGQVAVFYILFVIASLFSQQVLAVHAVKLHQDIEWAKMKGFSLTTDIYSPQKATKPLPVLVIFHGGGWLVNNKSIMNDMALYMATNADLVVVNMNYRLLGDNNNSTTVNEIVEDALGAVLWVKDHIQSYGGDPAKIAITGDSAGGHLASMVMLAGRSLDSKGFTPQSQKFTPSYLPKGKTAEQVAAADGVKVQAVILSYTAFDLVQSAKGGFETAQNPFWKWGNASPRSLFGEGISVDSHEQYYKAVSPLYLLPQDGYKLPPQFVLVGSEDGLTTPEVASSYVSSLKAAGQQVEFKIYEGKGHGFLDSGCNDYTKGCFKDLATPTLDDMIKFLATVFN
- a CDS encoding redoxin family protein translates to MPQLIRFLLPLVACLVFSVWAQPDYRTVQLQQFNTLQPFTLASLGQNKPTYLKFWASWCKPCMEQMPHFEKLYQDYGDKVNFVAVNININEKRQEISKVQQGFQLTMPIYLDQQGQLALALGLAGTPYSVLLNAKGEKLYSTHESDSVLDGFISRLAQGQQLPTETAGSDLSAAEQQQLLAKVQSGEQLLFFTATWCDWYLAESRPEMAKQCKDAQAGLNQLAALLPEKNWGGVVNHLWTDDKALAEFNTLYQMKVPFQIDNYGLLFQHFNVRTIPVLLKIKEGKKVAEISDFSNPQQIVKQLQ